The nucleotide sequence GCCCGTCTTCTGGAGGAACGCCGCGACGGCCGCGGCATCCTTCTCATCTCATCCGATTTGGAAGAGATATTGGACCTGTCGGATGAAATTATGGTTCTTTACCGGGGGAAGATATTGTATAAGACGGTGGCGGAGGCGGTTGATCAGAACAAGCTGGCCGGATCGATGGTCGGCTGGGGCGCGTAGGCTGAGGCGCGGTGGCTGGGAATGCGTGGGTCAGTTGTCGGGGAGGCGCAGCACGAGGTCGGGCCGCAGCGTCAGCTGTCCGGCCGGTTCCAATCGGGCCGCGATGAGGCGCAGAGGCTCCCCGGTCAAAGGATGAATGAAGTCGGGCGCCACTTCAGCCATGGGAACGGCCAGGTAGGCCCGCTCGAGCAGTTCAGGATCGGGTAACGTCCACGCGGGTGTTTTGAGGATGATCGACCCGAGCAGACAGAGATCCAGATCGATGATGCGGGGGGCATACCGATCGGCCGATCGGCGCCGGCCCAGCGCGACCTCGATGCTCTTCAGTTTTGTGCGGATCTCTTCCGGCGCCCCCTCGGTCTCAAGAAGGACCGCGGCGTTAAGGTAATCGGGTTGCGGTGTCGGGGAGAGGGCGGCGTTTTGATAAACCCGAGATACCCTGATCGGCCGACCGACATCGCCGATGCGGGCGATGGCCGCGGTTAGATAGCGCGCGGGTTCGATATTGGAACCGATGGAGATAAACGTGGCTTCAGGCAAAGTCTTCCGTTCCTCTTTCAATCTCGACGCCGAC is from Candidatus Eisenbacteria bacterium and encodes:
- the folK gene encoding 2-amino-4-hydroxy-6-hydroxymethyldihydropteridine diphosphokinase, with the translated sequence MKEERKTLPEATFISIGSNIEPARYLTAAIARIGDVGRPIRVSRVYQNAALSPTPQPDYLNAAVLLETEGAPEEIRTKLKSIEVALGRRRSADRYAPRIIDLDLCLLGSIILKTPAWTLPDPELLERAYLAVPMAEVAPDFIHPLTGEPLRLIAARLEPAGQLTLRPDLVLRLPDN